The following are encoded in a window of Methylicorpusculum oleiharenae genomic DNA:
- the alaS gene encoding alanine--tRNA ligase, with amino-acid sequence MKNMTSAELRSAFLSFFQNRGHSVQPSSSLVPGNDPTLLFTNAGMVQFKDVFLGREHRDYTRAVTSQRCVRAGGKHNDLENVGYTARHHTFFEMLGNFSFGDYFKEDAIKLAWEFLTQELSIPASKLWITVFEEDPEAEKIWLQDIGIDPERFSRIGAKDNFWAMGDVGPCGPCSEIFYDHGEGIPGGPPGSPDEEGDRYIEIWNLVFMQYDRDKYGQLHPLPKPSVDTGMGLERISAVMQHVHSNYEIDLFQQLLQAAARLAGTNDVTNSSLRVIADHIRSCAFLVTDGVMPSNEGRGYVLRRIIRRAIRHGYRLGIRDVFFYKLVAPLADVMGDAYPELVHAREQVERVLKKEEERFAETLEQGMKILEACVAKLEGATIPGEVVFQLYDTYGFPVDLTADFARENHLTVDHAGFETEMAAQRDRARAASNFGTDYKNAIAIEGATEFTGYHLLEDQAKIVGLFKSGQAVESLNEGEEGIVVLDKTPFYGESGGQAGDCGLLEVNASVFRVDATQKQAGDQFLHRGIVIAGSLSLNQTCLAKVDMNNRKATELNHSATHLLHAALRKTLGEHVVQKGSLVNSERLRFDFAHFEPVTESELNTIEQLVNDHIRLNDPVVAEVMDKESAMQEGAMALFGEKYGDEVRVLKIGDFSVELCGGTHVNRSGDIGLFKIVSETGVAAGIRRIEAVTGKAAMDWLDSREKTLSLIASLMKTPQDKAYEKVEQLVEKHKQLEKELEKLKSKLASSAGTELSSQAIDIQGVKVLAVRLDGIDPKSMREMVDQLRNKLGSSAVVLATVADGKVSLIAGVSSDQTSRIKAGDLVNQVASKVGGKGGGRPDMAQAGGNDPTHLDEALSAIPKWVEQQLSS; translated from the coding sequence ATGAAAAATATGACCAGCGCCGAATTGCGCTCTGCCTTTTTGAGTTTCTTTCAGAATCGCGGACACTCCGTTCAACCTTCCAGTTCTTTGGTTCCCGGTAACGATCCCACACTGCTTTTTACCAATGCCGGTATGGTGCAGTTCAAGGATGTATTTTTAGGACGCGAACACCGTGACTACACCCGTGCCGTCACCAGTCAGCGTTGTGTCCGTGCGGGTGGTAAACATAACGATTTGGAAAATGTCGGCTATACGGCCCGTCACCACACTTTCTTTGAAATGTTGGGTAACTTCAGCTTTGGCGACTACTTCAAAGAAGACGCAATTAAGCTAGCCTGGGAGTTTTTAACCCAAGAGCTGAGCATTCCGGCTTCAAAACTCTGGATAACGGTTTTCGAGGAAGATCCAGAAGCTGAAAAGATCTGGCTGCAAGACATAGGTATCGATCCTGAACGATTTTCCAGGATAGGCGCAAAAGATAATTTCTGGGCGATGGGTGATGTGGGTCCTTGTGGTCCCTGCAGTGAAATATTTTATGATCATGGTGAAGGTATTCCGGGCGGTCCTCCGGGGTCACCTGATGAAGAAGGCGATCGGTATATCGAGATTTGGAATCTCGTATTCATGCAATATGATCGCGATAAATACGGTCAGCTTCACCCTTTGCCTAAACCTTCGGTAGATACCGGAATGGGGTTAGAGCGCATATCGGCAGTGATGCAGCACGTTCACAGTAACTATGAAATTGATTTGTTTCAGCAGTTACTCCAGGCAGCAGCCCGCTTGGCCGGGACCAACGATGTGACTAACAGCTCGTTACGTGTCATAGCCGATCATATCCGCTCGTGCGCATTTCTGGTGACTGACGGAGTGATGCCATCGAATGAAGGGCGGGGTTATGTGCTGCGCCGTATCATAAGACGAGCCATTCGCCATGGTTACCGCCTGGGTATCCGGGATGTTTTCTTTTACAAACTGGTCGCACCGTTGGCTGATGTGATGGGCGATGCCTACCCGGAACTGGTTCATGCTCGAGAACAAGTTGAGCGCGTTCTAAAAAAAGAAGAAGAGCGTTTTGCTGAAACGCTTGAGCAAGGCATGAAAATTCTTGAAGCCTGCGTTGCCAAGTTAGAGGGAGCTACGATACCCGGCGAAGTGGTTTTTCAACTTTACGATACCTACGGTTTTCCTGTTGATTTGACCGCTGATTTTGCGCGAGAGAATCATTTAACCGTTGATCATGCCGGGTTTGAAACCGAAATGGCGGCCCAACGTGACAGGGCAAGAGCCGCCAGCAATTTTGGTACGGATTATAAAAACGCAATCGCTATCGAAGGGGCTACCGAGTTTACCGGTTATCATCTCCTTGAAGATCAGGCGAAAATCGTCGGATTGTTCAAGTCAGGACAAGCAGTTGAGTCTCTTAATGAAGGAGAAGAGGGTATTGTGGTGCTTGATAAAACGCCTTTTTACGGAGAGTCGGGAGGGCAGGCGGGTGATTGCGGATTGCTGGAAGTTAATGCTTCAGTTTTTCGCGTTGATGCGACCCAAAAGCAGGCTGGCGATCAGTTTCTTCATAGAGGCATCGTCATAGCCGGTAGCTTGAGTTTAAATCAAACCTGCCTTGCTAAAGTCGATATGAATAATCGCAAGGCCACGGAACTCAATCATTCGGCTACCCATTTACTGCATGCGGCTCTGCGAAAAACTTTAGGTGAACACGTTGTCCAAAAAGGTTCTTTGGTTAATTCCGAACGGCTTCGTTTTGACTTCGCACATTTTGAGCCTGTTACTGAGAGTGAGTTAAACACGATTGAACAGCTGGTTAATGACCATATACGCTTGAATGATCCGGTAGTTGCTGAAGTGATGGACAAGGAATCAGCCATGCAGGAAGGTGCAATGGCGTTATTCGGCGAAAAATACGGCGATGAAGTAAGGGTTTTGAAAATTGGCGATTTTTCGGTCGAGTTGTGTGGCGGTACTCATGTTAATCGTTCGGGCGATATTGGTTTGTTCAAGATTGTCAGCGAAACCGGGGTGGCTGCGGGAATAAGACGGATTGAGGCGGTTACCGGAAAAGCTGCAATGGATTGGCTGGACTCCAGAGAGAAAACTTTATCGCTGATCGCCAGCTTGATGAAGACACCACAAGATAAGGCCTACGAAAAAGTGGAGCAGCTGGTTGAAAAACACAAGCAGCTGGAAAAAGAGCTTGAAAAGCTCAAGTCAAAACTAGCCAGCTCTGCTGGGACTGAACTATCGTCGCAAGCCATCGATATCCAGGGTGTAAAAGTATTGGCAGTGCGTTTGGATGGCATTGATCCTAAGTCCATGCGAGAGATGGTCGATCAGTTGCGCAATAAATTAGGCTCCTCTGCAGTAGTGCTTGCGACTGTTGCTGATGGTAAAGTCAGTCTGATTGCCGGTGTATCATCAGATCAAACGTCACGTATCAAAGCCGGAGATCTGGTCAATCAAGTCGCTTCCAAAGTAGGCGGCAAAGGGGGCGGTCGTCCCGATATGGCTCAGGCAGGCGGGAATGACCCCACACATTTGGATGAGGCATTAAGTGCCATTCCGAAATGGGTTGAACAACAGTTAAGTTCTTAA